In the Silene latifolia isolate original U9 population chromosome 1, ASM4854445v1, whole genome shotgun sequence genome, TTCAGATAACAATGTAAATCAAAATTTCACCGACAAGCTAAATCAAAATTTTGGAGCccattttctctccatttcctcaaaagaaatggagaggcaagtaTCTATTAATGGCCCGGATCGCATACTAacatctaacggttctaaatttatgcataaaaataaaggaaaataaggGTGAAAGAGGAAATAATTAAggagattgtgagaggaaatggagattCCAAACTTTTGATATAACTTTCCTTTTGCTGAAAATGATATTTTGTGAAACATCTTTTGATGATAAAagaaaatatataaattttataAGTACAAATTCTTATTTTTTAGTTACTTATGGTCAAAATTTGTAAACTTTTACCCTAAAAAGGGATATGGGAAGAGATATAAAAATGAGAGGGAAGTGCCCTTGTTTTACTGAACTTAAGTAGAACTAAAATAAATGTTAATCTTTTATGTTTCATTTGTTCCTAATTTAATGTACTACTGTAAAATATTTAAGTATAACCTTTGTATTCTTCATACCAATATTTCAATTTATTTAACTTTTGACTTATAAATGCGAAAACAGTTTAATACTCGCATATTTTTTTGTGTGAAATGAGGCGCGAGAAATACAATATGATGAGAAACTGGATTTGACGTAGactttataatatatatatatatttatatatatacattttaAACACTAGGTTAAGGTCTGTttgatattaaaaaaaaaatagttagaCAAGGTTGTCATCTCTTTACTTATGATTAGACTAATTCACTTTAAACATGAGTTTTAGAACACATaattaataaaatttataactTTACTTTCATATAATTAAGTTCATTAGTGGTAGATATCATGAATAATAGTAGTGCTAACTGAAGAGTTGTATACTTACATTTCTTAGCTGGTCATCTGCTTCTGGTCCTGGTCTCACGGGCTTAAAAAATCTGAAAAGGCACGGCTTGTGAAAAGGAGCATCGAACGCAAGAAAAATCACTTCTAACTTCTAAGCTATGTTGCTCGGACTCTTTAATATTTTACCCGGTCGTGGGTAGGACATGCAAACATTTTATAGACCAaatacataatttttttttcattagccAAAACCAATACTTGGGAGTTGGGACACCCGCCCATGACGGATACTTCAAACAAGTCTGAGCAACATAGCTTCTAAGTCAACATTGCATTTAGAGGTGGGTTGTGATAGGAGAGAAACTATTATGGGGGTAATGGAAGCTGAAATTAATTAAAATAGGAGGgaagtggtggtggtggagcCTCGAGCGAGGAAATTGGGATGGTGGGGGACTAACACGCCCAATTGGAAGGAAGCGGAGATGGATCTCTTCTACAAGGTAAATCAAAATCTCACCAACAAAGGAAAAAATTGGAGGGAAAACTCTCCCATCCATGCCCCACCATACCCACCCCAAGGGTGTAATTGGGGCAAGCCTTAAGATGAGGACACAAAAAGGGCAGCCCGGTGCACGATGGCGTCCCCGCTAGGCGAGGGTCCGGGGAAGGGTCCCACCACAAGGGTGTAATTGGGCAAGCCTtcccttgccattttggcaagaggccGATCCAAGGACTCCAACCCGTGACCTCACGGTCACAAAGCAACACCTTAACCAGTGCGCCACGGCAAGGTACCTTAACCAGTGCACCAAGGCAAGGTGAGGACACAAACCGTAAAAAATAATCATCTCGTGAAGAAAGTTCTTGTTTGTTGCTAGCGTCACGAACAAGGAAAGCAACGTCCAGATGTGAGCGTAAATAAGCTTGCTCCTGAGAGAGAACAAAAAGGTAACCAGAAGGGAATCGACAGGAAACAAACAAACTCAATCTGTCTATAATTTCTCGAAAAAATGGAAACAGGGTTGAAGAACATACGTTTGGAAAAGGAAGCCTAGTATATGCCACAAACTTATGACCAGTCATAGCTAAAGCATCAACCAGTAGAAACATAGCCTCTTCAATATCCGTCCTCTTTTCCAAGGAGTATAAGACGTTGTAGAGAGTGGCAACTGAAGAAGACGATAGTTCAGGAGCTACTGAGTATGAGGACAAAAAAAGCTCCGGGGCAGCCAAAAACAGTAAAGCTACAGGAAGCAGTTCCCTCTTATGGGCATAGCCCATGAAAGTTTGCCTGACATGCTGCTTGTTTTGGGTATTCCGCACAAGCATCCTTAGAATTTCCAATTCTGGTCTCTGTGGAAGGAGTCCAACGACTCATACAAGACGGTGTTAACGAATGATATGAATAGAACCAAAACAAACTTTGATAAGAGGGATCCATTAAACAAATGATAGAAAAGAAAAATACAGTAGTAGTGGTAGTATTAGTAGTAAGATGAGAAAACAAACCATGGTGCAGCAAAGCACGACAAGTAACTCATAGACTGACTTCCGAGGAGTCCATGTTCTGGCGGTAAGAGCTCTAGGGAAATGAAAACGCAGTATCCACAACATAGTTAGATGATTATAGGAATAAGAAGAGTCAAACGAAGGCAGTCTATAAAGCTTGCTGGGAAAGAGAAATTACGTTGAAAAATCTCCGATGATGAAGTCAATAAAAGAGCAGTGTTTCAGATTGTGAATGGCCAAATGAGAGTGAACATCAATACTATCGCCCTTTTCAAGAAGATACTTAGTAAGACTGGGAGAAGAATTTAGAGCTGCAAGATGCAGTGGAGTATATCTTCCTTCCTCCAAAATGTCTTCGAAATCAATAATTCCTTTAGTTTCGCCATTTAAAACCGCAATACAGCAATTCAAAGCATCCAATCGAAATATTTGTTCAGCATCATATACACAACTAATTTGTTTGAACTTAGGGTCCTTGATGAGCCTCAAAAATTCATCTTTGTCATCAAAAATAAGCGCATTTTCTAATGCTTCCCCAATGCACTGTGGCTCCGCATTGGAACGAGGAGGAAAACTCCAATAGGCAACAGGCTAACAAGGCAAATGCACAATATAAATGCAAAGA is a window encoding:
- the LOC141596463 gene encoding uncharacterized protein LOC141596463 produces the protein MDVPVAYWSFPPRSNAEPQCIGEALENALIFDDKDEFLRLIKDPKFKQISCVYDAEQIFRLDALNCCIAVLNGETKGIIDFEDILEEGRYTPLHLAALNSSPSLTKYLLEKGDSIDVHSHLAIHNLKHCSFIDFIIGDFSTALTARTWTPRKSVYELLVVLCCTMRPELEILRMLVRNTQNKQHVRQTFMGYAHKRELLPVALLFLAAPELFLSSYSVAPELSSSSVATLYNVLYSLEKRTDIEEAMFLLVDALAMTGHKFVAYTRLPFPNEQAYLRSHLDVAFLVRDASNKQELSSRDDYFLRFFKPVRPGPEADDQLRNISGHEDDFRRLWILSFELKRHDLDQAYINTVIPSLATEDGDRLNNDIEKKLLLMPTLYGRLEDLIRTPKREKIPLQKFPSQFSPSYQSYRSYTASAKHGLDVKNTPTNSLKLTKLPKLNSLNSWGNMLIKPPKLNSPSSRLSQFVNIAKRLIK